Proteins co-encoded in one Aspergillus flavus chromosome 2, complete sequence genomic window:
- a CDS encoding transcription-silencing protein Clr2-domain-containing protein produces the protein MDWRAERAALDEYIEQLGMQPSYVPRPGEVVLWAPEYQGELAWNHETKRVEMYAPNQNEWLGTPAWRAGIVGQTPEEDTVLQDLVITAPKKWGVNYSGFRVETFPDPQSYDKSYSLHYKYVHLLCIKPFNAYELFLQGIPPEELHPSIGYAMTIMSSFSLLDKYHFKGTWPNAAIYCRGIFIGAELLVVGDAVRLKPALPSYSEEVHNAVEDVMVIDEIRLELVNCVNDLMSDQLAERYQVRVAGKVYTNAPQRASAGTHGTSQPLPMKHEEVIDVFQSIGMGGYGSWYRVWEGATVEVSQNMIIGRCYEPDAMNLLFGSCSLGQDLSGVTKAREYSRKVDERIPEGKDWFWGDFRTQTLAIDTLNGQDVGHYSDARDIKMWRANLHILDGTADSADLRLAKLPGNVGRPSTKARSNFSEIGKLSRLVSTGLGAADVSNPVSSEEGPNLPDEEDTSESDEVFTLAMNQLPGGTDESEEGQTAEARYLITDTLKLLLVDTLDPRFTYGEETLTFWSLTYFADCYYILSPNSIRSFGEGQQQVNCNSLVYSSIDHPLTSHKNTIATMGLDGVPQAQAVTVSLKDLINGTVSFETLTEAFGPSSLGIIVVKDLDPEFQRLRTQVLSNASYLAALPNDELESLTSPSAKYLVGWSCGKETLRSGHFDTFKGSYYVNCAFYQDPTLQGAPADNFPDLSEYTAPNIWPPADRLPTFRPALEELCRLVIDTAALVARACDRYATENIEGYKSGYLEHVVRTSLTTKARLLHYFPAEAGVGERDGEGEGEGDDDWCATHLDHGCLTGLTSAMFVDEVASPPGQGGELVELGASPDPKAGLYIQSRTGKVVKANIPRDCLAFQTGEALQLITRGKFRAVPHFVKGAKPSAGKRIARNTLAVFTQPNLEEEVESGKSFAEFAREVVARTY, from the exons ATGGACTGGAGGGCTGAGAGGGCAGCACTCGACGAGTATATTGAGCAGTTAGGCATGCAGCCTTCCTACGTTCCTCGACCCGGAGAAGTCGTACTCTGGGCTCCGGAGTATCAGGGGGAACTAGCCTGGAACCACGAAACCAAGCGCGTCGAAATGTACGCGCCCAATCAAAACGAATGGTTGGGAACCCCCGCATGGCGGGCTGGTATTGTAGGCCAGACTCCAGAAGAAGACACAGTCCTTCAGGACTTAGTCATTACAGCGCCCAAAAAATGGGGTGTCAACTACTCCGGCTTTCGCGTGGAAACTTTTCCTGATCCTCAAAGCTACGATAAAAGTTACTCATTGCACTACAAATATGTCCATTTGTTGTGTATCAAGCCCTTCAATGCATACGAGCTCTTTCTGCAAGGAATTCCGCCCGAAGAGTTACACCCCTCCATCGGGTATGCGATGACGATAATGTCGTCGTTCAGTCTCCTGGACAAATATCACTTCAAAGGAACTTGGCCAAACGCAGCCATTTATTGCCGGGGTATTTTCATCGGAGCGGAGCTCTTGGTTGTTGGAGATGCTGTCCGCTTGAAACCAGCCCTCCCGTCTTACTCAGAGGAAGTCCATAACGCCGTTGAGGATGTTATGGTCATTGATGAAATACGCCTGGAACTTGTCAACTGCGTGAACGATCTCATGTCGGATCAACTGGCAGAGCGATATCAGGTTCGAGTGGCAGGAAAGGTCTATACGAACGCTCCCCAAAGAGCTAGTGCTGGGACCCACGGGACGAGCCAACCCTTGCCTATGAAGCACGAGGAAGTCATTGACGTGTTTCAATCGATTGGCATGGGTGGTTATGGGTCTTGGTACAGGGTGTGGGAAGGTGCCACGGTGGAAGTCTCACAGAATATGATAATTGGTCGTTGCTACGAGCCCGATGCTATGAACCTCTTGTTCGGGTCTTGCTCTTTGGGTCAGGATCTGTCGGGGGTGACCAAGGCGAGGGAGTATTCACGGAAAGTCGATGAACGTATTCCCGAAGGCAAAGACTGGTTTTGGGGCGACTTTCGAACTCAGACCCTCGCGATCGATACTCTCAATGGCCAGGATGTGGGCCACTACAGTGACGCACGCGATATCAAGATGTGGAGAGCGAATCTCCACATTCTTGATGGCACAGCGGATTCAGCCGATCTTCGCTTGGCTAAGCTTCCCGGCAATGTTGGTCGGCCCTCCACGAAGGCTCGGTCCAACTTCTCAGAGATTGGCAAGCTTAGCAGGCTGGTCAGTACAGGTCTTGGGGCCGCGGACGTGAGCAACCCAGTAAGCTCCGAAGAAGGGCCCAACCTgccagacgaggaagatacCTCTGAATCAGATGAAGTTTTCACGTTAGCCATGAATCAACTCCCAGGGGGGACGGACGAATCAGAGGAAG GGCAAACGGCCGAAGCACGATATTTGATCACGGATACTCTGAAGCTCCTTCTTGTCGATACTCTTGACCC GAGGTTCACTTATGGCGAGGAAACACTTACGTTCTGGTCTTTGACATACTTTGCTGATTGCTATTATAT TCTTTCTCCCAATAGTATCCGAT cattTGGAGAGGGGCAACAACAAGTCAACTGTAACTCTCTTGTATACTCCTCAATCGATCATCCTCTCACAAGCCACAAGAATACTATCGCAACAATGGGTCTAGACGGCGTACCTCAAGCCCAAGCCGTAACAGTGAGTCTCAAAGACCTCATCAACG GAACCGTCTCCTTCGAAACCCTCACCGAAGCTTTCGGCCCCTCCTCTCTAGGCATAATCGTGGTAAAAGACCTAGACCCCGAATTCCAACGTCTACGCACCCAAGTCCTCTCCAACGCATCCTATCTCGCAGCCCTCCCCAACGACGAACTAG AATCCCTAACCAGTCCCTCCGCAAAATACCTCGTAGGCTGGTCCTGCGGCAAAGAAACCCTGCGATCCGGCCATTTCGACACCTTCAAGGGCTCCTACTACGTCAACTGCGCATTCTACCAAGACCCCACCCTCCAAGGCGCCCCCGCCGACAACTTCCCCGATCTATCCGAGTACACAGCCCCGAATATCTGGCCGCCGGCGGACCGATTGCCTACGTTCCGGCCCGCGCTGGAAGAGCTCTGTAGGCTTGTTATTGATACTGCGGCATTGGTGGCGAGGGCGTGTGATCGGTATGCGACGGAGAATATTGAGGGGTATAAGAGTGGGTACTTGGAGCATGTTGTTAGGACGAGTTTGACGACGAAGGCGAGGTTGTTGCATTATTTTCCTGCCGAGGCTGGGGTGGGAGAGAGAGatggggagggagagggagagggggaTGATGATTGGTGTGCGACGCATTTGGATCATGGGTGTTTGACGGGTTTGACTTCTGCTATGTTTGTCGATGAGGTTGCTAGTCCTCCTGGGCAGGGAGGCGAGCTTGTTGAGTTGGGGGCTTCGCCGGATCCGAAGGCTGGGCTTTATATTCAGTCGAGGACTGGGAAGGTGGTTAAGGCTAATATTCCTCGGGATTGTTTGGCTTTTCAGACCGGGGAGGCGTTGCAGCTTATTACGAGAGGGAAGTTTAGGGCTGTGCCGCATTTTGTGAAGGGCGCGAAGCCTTCTGCGGGCAAGAGGATTGCGAGGAATACGTTGGCCGTGTTTACACAGCCGaatttggaggaggaggtggagagtgGGAAGAGTTTTGCGGAGTTTGCGAGGGAGGTGGTGGCGAGGACTTATTAG
- a CDS encoding putative lysyl-tRNA synthetase encodes MIRTGLSVSTNVKWSYSSRAQLAQAINHSSIVSTSTRSSSSAASPERAFKERLQEVQNVCPDPYPRLAADGRSVSCSEFRDRYNHLENNETVSALVGSTLLSFVLRLVGRIRTYRLAGSKLIFFDIVQNGHKVQVMCNLRQLPGITPEAFKKLYRLLRRGDAFSVTGRPHRTGRGELTVVATELPQLLSPCLHDVPLDAKEHENSPYPRHVQFLADQTTTDIIKARSAIIQYLRQFFLDRSFMEVNTPIVNSIAGGAIARPFYTSATEFPDRQLSLRIAPELWLKRLVVGGFDRVFEIGPSFRNEGIDKTHNPEFTTCEFYHAYANLEDLLSMTESLLSGMAQHIRDTNKDGTLKPTEVDFSTPFRRIDFLTGIEEKIGRKLPDLTSPDAVAQVKQLFKDLSLEIPEAPTLPRLLDELCSIYVEPECVNPTFIINPPECLSPLSKSFIHPVTGQRVAARGELFIEGKEVVNTYEEENSPSEQRRKFEDQVRYSKDADESSEIDESYLEALEWGLPATGGWGCGIDRLCMLFTGAKRIADVLPFGTLRAVTRR; translated from the exons ATGATCAGAACAGGGTTGTCCGTCTCCACGAATGTAAAATGGTCTTACTCTTCCAGAGCTCAGCTGGCTCAAGCAATTAACCATTCCTCCATTGTTTCCACCAGCACTAGGAGTAGCAGCAGTGCAGCTTCGCCCGAAAGGGCTTTCAAGGAACGGCTACAAGAGGTTCAAAATGTCTGTCCTGATCCGTATCCTCGCTTAGCAGCAGACGGTCGCTCCGTGAGCTGTTCGGAATTCCGCGACCGATACAACCACCTAGAAAATAATGAAACA GTCTCAGCCTTAGTCGGCTCTACCTTGTTGTCTTTTGTACTTAGGTTAGTAGGTAGGATACGTACGTATAGACTTGCCGGAAGCAAATTGATCTTCTTCGATATCGTCCAAAATGGCCACAAAGTCCAAGTTATGTGCAACCTTCGTCAACTGCCCGGGATAACCCCGGAAGCCTTTAAGAAGCTTTACCGTTTGCTCCGTCGCGGTGACGCTTTCT CTGTAACAGGTAGACCTCACCGCACCGGACGAGGAGAGCTCACGGTTGTGGCCACTGAATTGCCCCAGCTTTTGTCTCCCTGTCTCCATGATGTCCCTCTGGATGCGAAAGAGCACGAGAACTCGCCATACCCCCGTCATGTCCAGTTCCTCGCAGACCAAACCACGACCGATATTATAAAGGCACGCTCGGCGATCATTCAGTATCTGCGTCAATTCTTCCTTGATCGGTCTTTCATGGAGGTCAACACTCCCATCGTCAATTCGATCGCCGGTGGAGCTATCGCTCGTCCCTTCTATACTTCCGCGACCGAATTTCCCGACCGCCAGCTGTCTCTCAGGATTGCACCGGAACTGTGGCTGAAGCGCCTGGTGGTTGGTGGTTTTGATAGGGTTTTCGAGATTGGACCCTCGTTTCGCAATGAAG GCATTGACAAGACCCATAACCCTGAGTTTACAACATGTGAATTCTATCATGCTTATGCCAACCTGGAAGACCTTTTGTCTATGACGGAGAGTCTACTGTCCGGCATGGCACAACATATCCGCGATACTAACAAAGACGGTACTCTGAAGCCCACCGAAGTTGACTTCTCAACGCCGTTCCGTCGTATTGATTTCCTCACTggaattgaagaaaagatcgGTCGCAAGCTCCCAGATCTCACGTCTCCGGATGCCGTGGCCCAAGTGAAACAACTGTTTAAGGACTTATCACTCGAGATTCCCGAGGCTCCAACACTCCCCCGACTTTTGGATGAACTCTGCAGCATCTATGTTGAACCCGAATGTGTAAACCCGACCTTTATCATCAACCCTCCCGAATGTCTATCGCCCTTGTCCAAATCATTTATTCATCCAGTCACTGGCCAGCGTGTTGCTGCACGGGGAGAACTATTCATCGAAGGAAAGGAGGTGGTGAATACATACGAGGAGGAAAACTCGCCGTCTGAACAAAGACGCAAGTTTGAAGACCAAGTACGCTACAGCAAGGACGCAGACGAGTCTTCAGAAATCGACGAGAGCTACCTGGAGGCGCTGGAATGGGGCCTTCCCGCTACAGGTGGCTGGGGATGCGGAATCGACCGTCTTTGCATGCTCTTTACCGGCGCAAAGAGGATTGCAGATGTTTTACCTTTTGGAACCCTACGTGCCGTAACCCGGCGATGA
- a CDS encoding putative mitochondrial intermembrane space translocase subunit Tim10 (import inner membrane translocase subunit tim10) has translation MSFLFGGPPKMSSAEKIAAAETEVEMISDMFNRLTESCTKKCIPNDYREGDLNKGESVCLDRCVSKFFEVNIKVSEKMQGEAANKQGGGMGFGM, from the exons ATGTCTTTCCTCTTTGGCGGTCCTCCCAAGATGTCCTCGGCAGAGAAGATTGCTGCCGCAGAGACCGAAGTTGAGATGATTTCAGACATGTTCAACCG TCTGACCGAGTCTTGCACCAAGAAGTGCATTCCCAACGACTACCGTGAAGGCGACCTGAACAAGGGCGAGTCTGTCTGCCTCGACCGCTGCGTCTCCAAGTTCTTCGAAGTCAACATCAAGGTCAGCGAGAAGATGCAGGGCGAAGCCGCCAACAAGCAGGGCGGTGGTATGGGATTCGGCATGTAA
- a CDS encoding sin3 complex subunit, whose product MSQSATQHGAQAAPSTTTMQRETTKQSVGPKESPSSHSGPDGQPPLPGHQRIVFTDPVALRYLEEDPSTIVLHRRLILQGYEIYIVEQWACSRIHPTFIITTYTGEPSHKVVAGLLSVPTDESTWSPRLKLYFDAVKECEARRKETPFGTLFVTDLSTFPSALTVIPVPDGDIHKHKDDFIVNENLKRLNCSGRAGLKLQPPTAATEAKFYHLYRTSERVPLYSAVIELVKQCQIALMMFGNLAPEYVDGILCDVTEAAISDWWTDIGVDLYNIEPSDGVLGPTTVAALLGTLMGARNRLHAFGAPVGKDAFDISNLKRGISSFQKSQKLKRTRRLDRQTLDRLHRVTAKAANAEGWTDAVKSTMAELSGHGGEMVMGMVRGREKGGIADIETLDVDNFAHLVTGERAKWLWRGKPRKGGVGDSFAGGHPGADMMFTTDDQGGYLWTSRKRSSHDDLIAERSYQGSERPGKPLESGNTLDDKDQNIGRLVRRGVSGKVSDARAGFGRFKDAVGLRSHLPKTKDDADLVGDAAYIPPLESDTEIAPSKIASDGGRQPEPESVPDTEMPTQPHELSVETPLNNLVPKSSDVKLPAITIESVASNEPSDGSQKVSLTREDEESQDLERWKTRSTDAPAEDQTSEFGIMSLRRPQSSAELYRADDSEHLDNYWPRHLSFSTVEEVILGWEDLKGKVEDSENPDASLEEAIAEEDMLVSDARIFSSRVQGLSEGTVPWVEKQVGSVDDLNRVFYETHERVNTTYLEKLNHYQGIRERSSDLLSEEHSSLTDHMRRVEMMSAKLDYELNVLGSKVEEVETGLGEFERHIEEIETRVKTLVRGEEEKQNCSWLARLGRFTGFSS is encoded by the coding sequence ATGTCGCAATCCGCAACGCAACACGGCGCACAGGCTGCGCcttctactactactatgCAGCGCGAGACTACGAAACAATCAGTTGGCCCCAAAGAAAGCCCTTCATCCCATAGCGGCCCCGATGGGCAACCGCCTCTCCCTGGTCACCAGAGGATCGTCTTCACCGATCCTGTCGCGCTCCGATACCTTGAAGAAGATCCTTCGACGATTGTGCTGCATCGACGCTTGATTCTCCAGGGCTATGAGATATACATTGTTGAACAATGGGCCTGTTCGAGGATTCACCCTACTTTTATAATTACGACTTATACGGGAGAGCCTTCGCACAAAGTGGTAGCAGGATTGCTAAGCGTTCCTACGGATGAATCCACTTGGTCCCCCCGCttaaaactatatttcgATGCAGTCAAAGAATGCGAAGCACGCAGAAAAGAGACACCGTTTGGGACTCTGTTCGTAACTGATTTGAGCACATTTCCTTCAGCTCTTACTGTCATCCCGGTGCCTGATGGTGACATCCATAAACACAAGGACGATTTTATCGTGAACGAAAACTTGAAACGGCTGAACTGTTCAGGCCGAGCGGGATTAAAGCTACAACCACCAACGGCCGCAACTGAAGCCAAGTTCTACCATCTTTACCGGACCAGCGAGAGAGTCCCGCTTTATTCGGCCGTCATAGAGCTTGTGAAGCAGTGCCAGATTGCCTTGATGATGTTTGGAAATCTGGCTCCGGAGTATGTTGATGGGATCTTATGTGATGTGACAGAAGCAGCAATTAGCGATTGGTGGACGGACATTGGCGTGGATCTATACAATATCGAACCCAGCGATGGTGTCTTGGGGCCAACTACTGTGGCTGCGCTTCTCGGGACGCTCATGGGGGCCCGAAATCGGCTTCACGCTTTTGGTGCACCTGTTGGCAAAGATGCCTTTGATATCTCTAACTTAAAAAGAGGAATCAGTAGTTTCCAGAAATCTCAAAAGCTAAAACGCACCCGCAGATTGGACCGTCAAACATTGGACCGACTCCATCGGGTCACTGCCAAGGCCGCAAATGCGGAGGGCTGGACCGATGCCGTTAAGTCCACCATGGCTGAGTTGAGTGGCCATGGAGGCGAAATGGTCATGGGTATGGTGCGGGGCCGGGAAAAGGGCGGCATCGCTGATATTGAAACCCTAGATGTTGACAACTTCGCACATCTAGTCACGGGTGAAAGAGCAAAGTGGCTTTGGAGAGGAAAACCACGCAAGGGCGGCGTTGGAGATAGCTTTGCTGGAGGACATCCAGGTGCCGACATGATGTTTACTACAGATGATCAAGGTGGATACCTGTGGACCAGTCGCAAACGAAGCTCCCACGATGATTTGATTGCGGAACGTTCTTATCAGGGGTCGGAACGCCCAGGAAAGCCTCTCGAATCTGGTAACACCCTTGATGATAAAGATCAGAATATAGGCAGGTTGGTACGGCGAGGAGTTAGTGGGAAAGTGTCAGATGCGCGAGCTGGGTTTGGCAGGTTCAAGGATGCAGTGGGTCTGCGGTCACACCTCCCGAAGACAAAGGACGATGCGGATCTCGTTGGTGATGCAGCTTATATTCCTCCATTAGAGAGCGACACTGAGATAGCCCCTTCAAAGATCGCTTCTGACGGCGGTCGACAACCCGAACCTGAGAGCGTTCCTGACACCGAGATGCCAACCCAGCCTCACGAACTGAGTGTCGAAACACCGCTTAACAACCTTGTGCCAAAGTCATCCGATGTCAAACTTCCAGCTATAACAATCGAATCTGTAGCATCAAACGAACCCTCCGATGGCTCCCAGAAGGTGTCTTTAACTCgggaagatgaggagtcGCAAGATCTAGAGCGGTGGAAGACGCGATCAACTGACGCACCCGCCGAAGATCAGACGTCAGAGTTTGGCATCATGTCATTGCGCCGGCCGCAGAGCAGTGCTGAGCTTTATCGTGCAGACGACAGTGAACATTTGGATAATTACTGGCCGCGACATCTGTCGTTCAGCACTGTCGAAGAGGTTATACTGGGATGGGAAGACTTGAAGGGGAAGGTTGAAGACTCCGAAAACCCCGACGCCAGCTTGGAAGAAGCTATTGCTGAAGAGGATATGCTAGTGTCTGACGCACGAATATTCAGCTCCAGAGTTCAAGGCTTGAGCGAGGGCACTGTTCCCTGGGTCGAAAAACAAGTGGGTTCAGTGGATGACTTGAATCGAGTGTTCTACGAAACTCATGAAAGGGTCAACACAACCtatttggagaagctcaaccATTATCAAGGGATTCGAGAGAGATCTAGTGACCTCCTGTCTGAGGAACACTCCTCACTGACGGACCACATGAGACGGGTCGAGATGATGAGTGCAAAACTAGACTACGAGCTCAATGTCCTCGGGTCCAAGGTCGAGGAAGTCGAGACTGGGCTAGGTGAGTTTGAGAGACACATTGAGGAGATAGAAACAAGGGTTAAGACGTTGGTCCgtggggaagaagaaaagcaaaactgCTCCTGGCTTGCACGGTTAGGAAGATTCACTGGGTTCTCTTCGTAG
- a CDS encoding putative regulator of gluconeogenesis Rmd5 (putative E3 ubiquitin ligase), with protein sequence MELVKKEHERLAKKIKAAQGIKNVQTTIDLLQSARDAIASDPSQTSITLAKLQNSVKSSFDSINDSLKDTHSSLNKYSKALDKLFKDRPLPSTEHDALASQEHLINRAIAMHLLREGQFSVAATFLSEMAEKKAMESQQQASTGASENAATLLDIDEVPSNEVRKQFATMYYILHEMKENNNLLPAIQWSRDNREALEARGSNLEFELCRLQFVWLFHGGPDRQGPIPTGRQEALEYARREFQSFLPRYLREVQQLIGAMAFCPNLQDSPYKAIFNNPSAWEDVAHSFTREFCSLLGLSADSPLYIAATAGAIALPTLLKLQTIMKAKRTEWTTENELPVEIPLPPSYLFHSIFVCPVSKEQTTDDNPPMMMPCGHVIAEESLKRLCKGSRFKCPYCPMESHPREARKVFL encoded by the exons ATGGAGCTTGTTAAAAAAGAACACGAACGActggcgaagaagatcaaagCTGCTCAGGGCATCAAGAATGTGCAGACAACTATAGACCTGCTACAGTCCGCACGAGACGCTATTGCTTCCG atccGAGTCAGACGTCTATAACATTGGCCAAGCTTCAAAACTCCGTGAAGTCTTCCTTCGACTCTATAAATGACAGTCTCAAAGACACTCATAGCAGCCTCAACAAGTATTCAAAGGCTTTAGATAAG CTCTTTAAAGACAGACCACTTCCAAGTACCGAACATGATGCCCTCGCCTCCCAAGAGCACCTCATCAACCGAGCTATCGCCATGCATCTCCTCCGAGAAGGACAGTTCTCTGTCGCTGCAACATTCCTCTCCGAAATGGCGGAGAAAAAGGCCATGGAGTCACAGCAACAAGCGAGCACGGGCGCCTCGGAAAACGCAGCGACGCTCTTAGATATAGATGAAGTCCCGTCGAACGAGGTTCGGAAACAGTTTGCTACCATGTACTACATATTACATGaaatgaaagagaataaCAACTTGCTCCCGGCAATCCAATGGTCAAGGGATAATCGGGAAGCATTGGAAGCCAGAGGAAGTAACCTTGAATTCGAACTGTGCCGGTTGCAGTTCGTCTGGCTTTTCCATGGTGGGCCTGATAGGCAGGGACCTATTCCCACAGGGCGACAAGAGGCTTTGGAGTACGCCAGGCGCGAATTTCAGAGTTTCTTACCCAGGTATCTCCGGGAGGTTCAACAGCTTATAGGAGCAATGGCTTTCTGTCCCAATCTGCAAGACTCTCCTTATAAAgccatcttcaacaatcCGTCTGCGTGGGAAGATGTGGCACACTCTTTTACTCGGGAATTCTGCTCTCTCCTCGGGTTATCTGCTGATTCGCCTCTGTACATCGCTGCTACAGCCGGTGCGATAGCCCTGCCGACGTTATTAAAGCTGCAAACCATCATGAAAGCAAAGCGCACAGAGTGGACCACAGAAAATGAGCTTCCG GTCGAAATTCCGCTTCCACCGTCGTACCTCTTCCATTCCATTTTCGTCTGCCCCGTTTCCAAGGAACAAACCACTGATGACAATCCcccgatgatgatgccatgTGGTCACGTTATCGCAGAGGAATCACTTAAACGGTTATGCAAGGGCAGTAGATTCAAGTGTCCTTATTGCCCTATGGAAAGTCATCCCCGGGAGGCGAGGAAGGTCTTCCTGTAG